A single region of the Sorghum bicolor cultivar BTx623 chromosome 9, Sorghum_bicolor_NCBIv3, whole genome shotgun sequence genome encodes:
- the LOC110430434 gene encoding uncharacterized protein LOC110430434, which translates to MDAYCKSVRRLEEKFDGLVLNYVLRKYNEATDALAKMASERATIPSDIFVSDLYKPSVDYKDDGGSDQTPGDSGPDPKISMTQEQEAMDIESEPPAPDDSPDWRYPLLQRLVDDTLPSDQAEARRVARRAKTFLLLDGEMYKRSPSGILMRCISRQEGIKLLEDIHSGACGHHAAPRTLVGNAFRQDTTYVWTGQRLLTQRPTVRWNVPMT; encoded by the exons atggacgcgtacTGCAAATCAGTCCGGCGCCTGGAggaaaagttcgacggcctcgtACTTAACTACGTGTTAAGGAAATACAATGAGGCCACCGATGCGCTTGCCAAAATGGCATCCGAGAGGGCCACGATCCCCTCGGACATCTTTGTCAGCGACCTCTATAAGCCTTCCGTCGACTACAAAGACGACGGGGGCTCGGATCAAACCCCAGGCGACTCGGGCCCCGACCCCAAGATCTCCATGACTCAGGagcaggaggccatggacatcgagtcCGAACCCCCTGCACCAGACGACTCGCCAGACTGGCGCTACCCCTTGCTgcaacgcctcgtcgacgacaCTCTGCCCTCAGACCAGGCTGAGGCACGACGTGTGGCTCGTCGCGCCAAGACTTTCCTCCTTCTCGATGGAGAGATGTACAAGCGCAGCCCCTCGGGCATTCTGATGCGCTGCATCTCACGTCAGGAGGGAATCAAGCTCCTGGAGGatatacactcgggggcttgtggccaccacgccgcaccTCGGACGCTAGTAggaaacgccttccgacaag acaccacatacgtgtggactgggcagcgGTTGCTCACCCAAAGACCAACTGTCAGGTGGAACGTGCCAATGacatga